The DNA segment TCCATAGGTCGTGCTACAGTTTACAGAACTGTCCGCTCTCTTGAAGAACTGGGCTTTATAAAACCTCAGAGTATCAACATAATCTAAAAAAAATGCTGCACTGTAAGTGAAGTGCACTTCAGAGTCGGGTTTCTTAAGCGCAGCGTATTCTTTTTAATCTGACATATTTTATTTTCTTTGCTCTTCCATTACTTTTATTATTTCACCGATGTACATTGTGTGAAAATCATCCTTGCGGTAATTCTGCTTGCATATAAGTTCATCTGCAAAAGAGTAAGGATCAAATTCCTGCGCATAGAGTTTTCTGCAGAAAATTACAAGCCTTGCCTGTTTTATCCACGGAGTTCCGTTCATGTATTCTACATCAAGTTTAGCAGGTCGGAATTTATCTCCGTCTCTTCCTGAGTGGCTTCCGCAGTATTCAAGGGCACTCTTGTATTTTTCACTTAAGATACTGAGCGAGAATGTATCGGTCTGATCAATGATTTCTTTTGTATAGCGCTGTGGACGAAGATATATTGTTGCAACCGGCTTGTTCCATAAGACTCCGCATCCTCCCCAGCTTGCAGTCATGGTGTTCGGGCGTCCTGTTATAAGCTTTCCTTCTTCATCCTGTTTTGTCGTGCACGCACTTACAAGCATGTAGTCTTTTCCGATCATTTTGAACGGATTGTCTGTAATTGCTTCTGGTCTGATAACTTTAAACATTTTCTTTTCCTTTAATTAGTTTTGTTTTGCTGATTATTTTAAAAGTTCGGCAAACTTTTCAATGTAGGCATTTATTTTTTCTATTGCGGCATCATCACTTTTTGCATTTGCCATTTTATCTGCATTTTTTTCCGGGAATGGCAGCATGTCCTTTTTGCGTTCAAGAAGATAATTGCTGAGCATGTCGTTTATTGCGGAACAGAACCACATGGCAGTGGAATGAACATCGTTTGAATCAAGATTTATTTTTTCATTCTGAATCAAAGAAAGCAGGACTTTTTCTGTCTGAGAGATGAGGGCTGTCTTCTGCGCCTGAATTATATCCATAACTTCCGGAGTAAAATATTTCTGACTCTGAATAAAAGTATAAATCTGAATCAGCGGCTGTTTTTCATGCATCTTGAAGTAGCGGTCTACTATTCCCTTGAGAACGGTTTCTGCCGGGTATTTTTTTGAAACGGAATCAATGTCTGAAGGAATGAAACTTATCTGTTCAATGTATTCCTTGCAGGAACGGCAGGTTTCTTCAATAAGGTGTTCCCTGCTGTTGAAGTGATTGTAGATGGAAGCTTTTTTTATGTTAACGCCTTCTGCTATGTTTGCAAGGCTTGTTTCTCCTGCTGATTTGTAGAAGGCTGTATTCAGCATGCTTTTTATAATCTGATCCTTTGTATTTGAATCCGGCATATAATCCTCCTGACTAACGATAGTTAGCATCAGTATATATCACCCGTATTAATTTGTAAAGAAAATGGAACTTTTTGCGTACTTTAGTTTTTTATTGAGGGGGTAGTACAAACCCTCAAAACGGGACGTATTATCAGGGAAATCCGTTTTATAATCAGATAAAGTGCCGGATTCTAAAGACGGTTTTCAAGACTTTCTTAACATTAGTTTGTTTGTTATAATTGAATCAGATATTCAGGAGATGCTATGCGTTTTGTCAGTACAAGAAATGCAGATAATATAGTTGGTTTCAAGGAAGCCGTTACCAAACCTGTTACTGCTGACGGTGGTCTTTACGTACCTTATGCAGCAGATGATTTGAGGCGGTGGATTCTTTATGCTGATGAAAATACTTCTTTCTCAAGTCTTGCGGGGGCTCTTACTTCAGCTCTCGTTAATGAAGAATTCAGCCCGATTATTTGTGAAACCATTGCGACAAGAGCATTCCGGACAGATCCTGTTTTA comes from the Treponema rectale genome and includes:
- a CDS encoding TetR/AcrR family transcriptional regulator, whose amino-acid sequence is MPDSNTKDQIIKSMLNTAFYKSAGETSLANIAEGVNIKKASIYNHFNSREHLIEETCRSCKEYIEQISFIPSDIDSVSKKYPAETVLKGIVDRYFKMHEKQPLIQIYTFIQSQKYFTPEVMDIIQAQKTALISQTEKVLLSLIQNEKINLDSNDVHSTAMWFCSAINDMLSNYLLERKKDMLPFPEKNADKMANAKSDDAAIEKINAYIEKFAELLK
- a CDS encoding flavin reductase family protein — protein: MFKVIRPEAITDNPFKMIGKDYMLVSACTTKQDEEGKLITGRPNTMTASWGGCGVLWNKPVATIYLRPQRYTKEIIDQTDTFSLSILSEKYKSALEYCGSHSGRDGDKFRPAKLDVEYMNGTPWIKQARLVIFCRKLYAQEFDPYSFADELICKQNYRKDDFHTMYIGEIIKVMEEQRK